One stretch of Euphorbia lathyris chromosome 7, ddEupLath1.1, whole genome shotgun sequence DNA includes these proteins:
- the LOC136200505 gene encoding probable beta-1,4-xylosyltransferase IRX14H encodes MFIGVLMKFSSKLTELLDQLDYAHLNLIGVGRNGGSNDSIAILGPMRSKDLHYCSCVITSSSSDVVHGLDGWSLVCLGLVGFVVEIGHLFSSDPTKSTFNFKINRNESTTSRLGVHKLKNVPSNLVDNSPLFVIERRVSSRVVVDRHRIRIRPWPHPNTNEVMRAHQIIGRVQREQRIQFGVKTPKTIIAITPTYVRTFQMLHLTGVMHSLLLVLYDLIWIVVEAGGITNETMSIITKSALKTIHIGFKERMSNSWEGGHKLEAKMRLAALRVVREKKLDGLVLFADENIEIPLSLLKDPSMVEPLESCERQVMLWWLRVEARSDSKFPPGYVFHPSPLLLF; translated from the exons atgttcATTGGGGTTCTCATGAAGTTCTCCTCCAAATTGACCGAGTTGTTAGATCAATTAGATTATGCTCATCTTAATCTCATAGGTgttggccggaatggtgggaGCAACGATTCCATTGCGATTTTGGGGCCTatgcggagcaaggatctccattaTTGTTCTTGTGTCATTACCTCCTCCAGTTCGGATGTTGTTCACGGGTTGGACGGGTGGTCTTTGGTTTGCCTCGGGTTGGTTGGCTTTGTTGTTGAAATTGGCCATCTTTTCTCTTCggatcctacaaagagtacgttcaatttcaagatcaataggaacgagagtaccACTTCGAGATTGGGTGTGCATAAActaaagaa TGTTCCTTCAAATCTTGTTGATAACAGTCCACTCTTTGTAATTGAGAGAAGAGTTAGCTCTAGAGTTGTTGTCGACCGTCATAGAATCCGGATCCGGCCGTGGCCTCATCCTAACACCAACGAGGTTATGAGAGCGCATCAGATAATCGGGAGGGTGCAGAGAGAACAAAGGATTCAGTTTGGAGTGAAGACTCCTAAGACTATTATCGCAATCACACCGACTTATGTGCGAACTTTCCAAATGCTGCATTTGACCGGTGTTATGCACTCACTCTTGCTTGTCCTTTACGACCTTATTTGGATTGTGGTGGAAGCCGGTGGCATCACTAACGAAACTATGTCCATCATCACGAAATCGGCACTCAAGACTATCCATATTGGATTTAAAGAGAGAATGTCGAATTCCTGGGAGGGAGGCCATAAATTGGAGGCCAAAATGCGGCTTGCTGCTTTGAG AGTTGTGAGAGAGAAGAAGCTGGATGGGTTagtgttgtttgcagatgagaATATAGAAATTCCTCTGTCTCTTTTGAAGGATCCGTCAATGGTGGAGCCTTTAGAAAGCTGTGAGCGGCAAGTTATGCTTTGGTGGCTCCGTGTTGAAGCCCGAAGTGATAGCAAATTTCCTCCTGGATATGTTTTTCATCCTTCACCTTTACTACTATTCTAG
- the LOC136234755 gene encoding F-box protein FBW2-like, whose protein sequence is MVAIKLMKHNRGSFRLLSATKLGITGFIYAANWGTNLKVLKISMSEVTDKMVERHANSLVNLSVLDISFCFNITSKGIGEFGNNCKALIDLRRNSRYAMAKKVDESEAMVIANTISGLKKLEMCCGSFTKLGLEAILTNCTTLSHLNITGCWNVTLEGDVLDKCLNLQFFNDP, encoded by the exons ATGGTGGCCATTAAGCTTATGAAGCACAATAGAGGTTCATTTCGGTTGCTCTCTGCTACCAAGCTTGGAATTACTGGCTTCATTTACGCTGCTAACTG GGGGACAAACTTGAAGGTGCTAAAAATTTCAATGAGTGAAGTGACGGACAAAATGGTGGAAAGACATGCTAATTCACTAGTGAATTTAAGTGTGTTAGACattagtttttgttttaataTCACTAGCAAAGGGATTGGAGAATTTGGTAACAATTGTAAAGCCCTAATTGATCTGAGAAGAAACTCAAGATATGCCATGGCTAAGAAAGTTGATGAAAGTGAGGCTATGGTGATAGCAAATACCATATCGGGTCTAAAGAAACTTGAGATGTGTTGTGGGTCTTTTACAAAATTGGGTCTTGAAGCCATACTTACTAACTGCACAACCCTTTCTCATCTCAACATTACAGGGTGTTGGAATGTGACACTCGAAGGTGATGTTTTGGATAAGTGTTTGAATCTTCAGTTTTTCAATGATCCTTGA